Part of the Nicotiana sylvestris chromosome 2, ASM39365v2, whole genome shotgun sequence genome, aatgCAATATGCGTTGGTAAAAAGGGCAAAGCTTACAGATGCAAGATTAGTCAGGGAACCTGGTTCTCCTGGCACAGGTTAGTAGTTTCTCTGTTCCCTCATACACAATTTTGAATGGTTAAAATATGTGCCACGCCATCAGTGTGTCAATTTATTTTCTTTGCGTCTCTTGGACCTAAATGTCTCACCCGTTAGAAATCGACCGTAAAACTAGTGCCTTTTCCTAACCGGTCCCTCATCAATCTTAATGCATCCATCACTGTCAAATCTCCTCACATCAAACGCTAAaacctttcttctttttctctctttcaaACTACCCATCTCTTCTTCTCAGTTCATCACTTCTCTCTATAGATGAAAATATCGAAACCTCAAGTGTCCCTAGTGACACACTCATTGAGTCCTCAGCTATTCAAACACCGATATTAGACTTCTCCCTAGGGCAAAGTCACCCCCATATTCCGTTTCCTCTCCTACCCAATCGAGTTATGGTTCTTATAAGAGTCATAAAATATCGACTCCCAAAAGGTTTGTAGCCCCGATCTCTCCTCCTATTTCGCCGAAAAAAGGGATGAACAGAGTACTGCTGACAAAGAAGTAAATTAGGAAATTTCAAGTTCTCCTATGGAAGAAGGGTCAAAGATAGATCAAACCGACGGTTCCGAGAAGTTTGACTCAACAAAGACTGCTCCTTCTTGTGTCCACATGTAACACTCCTTCCTCTACTGAGTCTTCCATGGGTGTATAAGAAAGAGGCAATAGAGAACATATTGTCCATAGCTAATGAAGGGGTTGTTGTAGAAGGAGGTGAGGATGGTTCTGGGACTCAGGGGGAAGAGTCTAAGACTGTGGAAGAGGGTAGAGAGCTTGTTCCAGTTGACCAATCGACAAAAGACAATACTAATAGGGTGCCAAATGAGGGACCTGATCCCTCTCAGGAGGATCCAATTCAAGGGTCCTATCCAAAGCCCCAGGTTAGTATTGATCCGGCTCCCTCACCTTATTTTGATGTTGAACCTTTGTGTGTGGTGGTTCCTGAGAAAAGATCTATGTCTCAAGTGAAAAAAAGGGATAGTGAAGAAAATTCTGATGATTTGCCAATAGTAAGCTTGACTAAGCGTAGACCAATCTCTGCTCAAGAGTCTACTCCTAAGAGACCCACTACTAGGTTGCAAAGAAAGGAGGCTCTTGAGTCTGATCCTAAGAACAACCAAGCTAAGTCAAGGAGAAGAAAGTTGGTGAAAGATGGGGAAGCTGTGAGTGAGAAGTCAGTGCCAGTTGTGAATGGggatgaggaagaagcagaggaaccTGTTTCCTTGACTAGAAAGCTCTCACAGAAGCATGGTCTCCCCAAGCCAAAAGGGGGATCTTCTATGTCTGCTGAAAATCTGAACAAGTGTGCTGATTTTGCCTCTAGTGAAAGTGTAGTGAAAAAATCTGATGATAAGTCTGTGGAAAAGTCTGGTGCTGGTGTGATGGAAGAATTGGGTGAAAAGTCTATGAAGTttgatgaaaaagggaagaatgtTCGCAAGTCTGCTAAGAGAAAAGATGATACTgttgaggaacctggttcctcaaAGAAGGTCAGAGTTGGTGATCCAAGGAGTGCTAGGAAAAAAAGATTGAGAAGTCAAAAGGTGCTATGGGTCCGCACATTTGCCCCCGATATCTTGGAGGAGGTTGGTATGAGACAAGTGGTTGATATCTGTGAGTTCCAACAGTGGACCCATTTGTTCACAAATGATGCTCCAATGGTGTATGAGGAGGAAGTTCAAAGTTTCTATGCTGACCTATTCAAAGTTGAGGATGATCACATCTGTGTGTTGGTGAATGGAGTTGATATGGTAATAGACTTTGCTCTGTTGGGGTCCATCTTAGTATGCCTAATGAAGGGTTGTCTAGTGTTCATGGATCCTGTTCTCAAAACTTCAAAAATGCCATCTTAAAGGACATAGCAGTTTAGCAGGGGGAGCGAGTTCAAAAGAAGGCCCTCCTTCCTGTATACCAATTGCTATTTGAGATCGTGAACAAGGTACTACTGCCTCAAGCTGAGAGAAGATCTATCACCTCTCGTGCAGACCTGTTCTCCATGGAAGCACTGGACAACTTCATTACCATCAATCTGCCTGGGATCATGATAGAGCACATGAATAAAGTGGTAGACTTTAAAGATGGCAATCATGGGCTGCCATATGAGTTCCTTTTCACAAAGGTCTTTAAGCACTTCAAGGTTCCTCTAGGACAAGCTAAAGTAGTTACCAATAAGCAAACTTTCTCTAAAGCTACTCTTGAAGAATGTGAGTGTATAGAGAAAGTTGGAGGGGTTGGAAGCACTTCTATCATATCTCAGTTGATCAATGCTCTGAAAAGTGCTACCGCAGAGATAAGGCAATTAAAAGCAAGGAATGTTATCCTTGAGACTCAGTTAAGTCAGCTGCAGGAGCCACCTTGTTCCAGTAGCTCTCAAAGCGAAGAGGTTACTCGTCTGACAAAAGAGAATGCTGAGCTCAGGAAACTAGTGGAGGACCTGAAAGAGAGACTACACAACGAGCAAATATCAGCAAATGGTCGAATGGATTTAGTCCTCCAAACCCTTGCCTCTGCCTCTAATCCCTCTCCTTCCAGTGCTCCCTAGACAGTGTCTCTTCTGTGTCAAGTCTTTAAGTTTGGTTTATTATGATCTAGTTTGTGGTCAAGTCCCTCCGTGTCAGTTCTTATGGTAATGTTTGTGGTATTTTTTTTGTCGTTCAAAATTGTGGATGGTGGTAGTAACATTGACTCTGCTCCTGTTGAAAAATCCAAATTATGTCAATGCAAGTTTTTCCCTTTTTGCTGTTTATGCCTTGTCTCTAGGCTCTGTTTTTAGCCATGTTGTGTGCACACAAGTGTCATGAGTTACCTCACGCTATAATTCTTTTTGCTATATGCTTGTTGATAttctttttatgatgccaaaacAGGGAAGAATAATGTGCATAATTGAATAATAAAGGGAATACAGATTCAGGGGAATACAGATTCAGGGGAAAACTTAAGGTCTTTCTGGTTCACTGTCTGGTTCTGTGTgggtatttttgggatttttaattataagtttgtcattatcaaaaagggaaaaattgataggttacaaataccttattttattttttgatgaaataacaaacttactgtcaagaaccagataaggaacctctTACATATTCTCAAGACCTTAAGATCAAAAGATTCCAACTTGGGATATGCTTCAACTCCTCAAAGTCAGAGGAAAAGCAGAGGGAACAAATATCTATCGTTTCTCGAGGAAACTACATAAGTCAACTGCCCAGTTGTAAAGTTGTtgcctgcacacgctacagtAAAAAAACAGTGCAACAACCAACCTTATGGGGAATGTCTTTTACCTACCTTTCTTACATCATCCCAAGTGATGTCACAAATATATTATTaacatcaaggaaggtaaaatacatcacttgaacacttagagAATTTACTCAAGCATTTTCATGGTCATTGATCATCAGAAAAtaattctcaagtgcatcaagaacaaagaacaacactACCACGGACCAGTTCCCTGCAACAAGTcattgtatgtccttagttgagttgtaactttataATAGTCTTCAATTGTAATCCCTACTTAGCTTGTTTAGAAATATTATGTAGGAAACCCTTTGTAAATCTTAAACCTTTGTGTTTGattcttggctagagttagtcgagttgtaaagtctttgtaatagagttattacgaagtgacttgtaatagagtattacaagttagtgagggactaagaggttaattcctaggttgcataggttgtagtctaaaagttgctcagtagtgaagttgaaatcctacaagggtatgtcatggtttttaatcccgttgagctgggaattttccacgtaaaattccttTTGTTATTTACTTACTGCAGTGTACGTATGTTCTATTGAAACTGATCTATAGAGTTTGGTGGATCCTTAAATTCTATTAGGGTAAGTATCACTCAATCCTAAATAATATAAAAGAGTGTACATAAATATATTTGGTTATCGAAATCAAACTTCAAAGGAAACGTGTGTTCaagaaattaaataaacaaaaagttgCTTACAAAAAGAGTAGAAATCATTCTCCAAAGGATATATCTGCTATTTCCTCCTCCAATAATAATATGGAGCTACAACTTTATTCTCTTGCTCTTGCTCTTTACTTTTCCTTCTGAGTGTGAAGTTATTTAAGAAATTAGCAAAAAAACCTACTCTAAACTTGCCTCCAGGTCCATGGAAATTACCTCTCCTAGGTAACATTCACCATTTAATAAGCTTATTACCTCACAATACTCAGAGATTTAGCCAAAAGCACAGGACGTTAATGCACCTGCAACTCGGTAAAATCTCTACGATAGTTATTTCGACTCCTCAAGCAGCCAAAGAGGTATTAAAAGTTCAAGACATCGCATTCAATTATCGGCCTGAGCTTTTAAGTGTCAAGATTTTGTGTTACAACTATTCGGATATTGCTTTTGCACCCTATGGAAATTATTGGAGACAAATGCGTAAGTTGTGCACGTTTGAACTCTTGAGTGCCAAGAATGTACAATCATTTGCCTCTATAAGGGAAGAAGAAGCATTCAACCTTGTTGAATATGTGAAATCAAAATCTGGATATACTATTAACCTTACAGAAAAGATGTATGCTCTTACGAATGCTGTAATTTGTAGTGCAGCATTTGGGAAGAGGAGAAAAGATGGATCAGCATATTTTATGTCTTTGATAAAGGAAGCGTCTTTAATGGTAACAGGTTTGGATATAAGTGAAGTGTTTCCTTCACTCAAATTTTTGCATGCTATTACTGGGACAAAAGCAAAATTAATGAAGCTTCACAAAAAACTTGACAAGGTGCTTGACATGATAATTGAAGAGCACAAGGAGAAGCTGCAATTAGTAAGCATGAAAAAGGATGGTGAAGAAGAATCAATTAGAAAAGAAGATTTAGTGAATTTGCTATATTTAAGACTCCAAGAAAGTGACACTCTTGAATTACCTTTCACCGCAGACAATATCAAAGCATCCAGTCATATTGGTGAGATGTCTttagtttctttttatttttttacattaGTCCATTGTAAATAAGTCGTATTATTATTCATTCTTGAAATGGCCGCATTTTATCTGAATTTCGGCTACcaaagtaaaaatagcacggtatagccagttttcggaccggtcattcaaaaatagccagcgtttacaaagccaatgaaaaataaccactattttgctgcaacagagaccgatccagcataatatactggagttcggtgcacctgtgtatgaactccagcatattatgctggaccggtatactttgctgactccagtataatatactggagactggagcaccggtgctccaaactccagtatattatactggacaattatacttgctggaactccagtatattatgctggaattcttgtgtacttatgctggaactccatcatattatactggagttctaacatacttatcctggaactccagtataatatgctggaattcaagcatacttatgctggaactccagtataatatactggcgtatttttcgggttttgaatagtattttcgctcagatttatcttacatgaaaagtgactaaatttcgattacttttgaaacatgtctatttttgaacgaccagttgtaaatctaactatttttgaatttctcccctacCAAAGGGTACGTGTATGCTGATTATTAATAGAGATTTAAATAATACACACTGAAATAAATatgttttaatttttaaaatatgatagcaagttatttattattttaccaGATAACTAGTTCATGCTTATTGAAAAATACTAATTTTAGGATACGTGCATTGCACGTGTAAAATGCGTCTATTTAGTAAGAAAATTGTATATGACGAGAACGAACTATGTATAATAGCAGTTAACGTCCAAATAAATTCAACATGCAACTGAAATGAAAAATGAGTGCATTTACATTGATGTAATAGGTGAATTCAAATATATTGGATATCTTGTGAACCTGCAACCAGACCCcgcgggggaggggggggggtaatACATGTTATGTTAATGTCTGAACCTGCAAACGTCAGCACTTCGATTAGTTCAGGTAGTGATATAGCatttataattataaataatatATTTTATGATTTAATAACAGTTATGCTGTTGTATCTTACCTAATATCTCTTTATAtacaatatttaaaaaaaaattaaaaaaattatttaaagataGATTTAAAAGAAATACTTGAACCACTAATAAGGATTTAACATATTAAAAAAATTTATGTACTGACGTATGTTAATCCAACCAGAATACGCCTACTACTAAACTATTAATTTAGACATTTTTTTACCTTGTCACCCCTTCTAACCTAGTTA contains:
- the LOC104248997 gene encoding cytochrome P450 71D8-like; its protein translation is MRKLCTFELLSAKNVQSFASIREEEAFNLVEYVKSKSGYTINLTEKMYALTNAVICSAAFGKRRKDGSAYFMSLIKEASLMVTGLDISEVFPSLKFLHAITGTKAKLMKLHKKLDKVLDMIIEEHKEKLQLVSMKKDGEEESIRKEDLVNLLYLRLQESDTLELPFTADNIKASSHIGEMSLDMFLAGTETSATVLDLAMVEMMRNPKVMEKAQIELRQILKGKRRVTD